The following DNA comes from Enterocloster bolteae.
TGCAGAAGATTATGACTGAAAAAGAACGGATGTTGTCGGAAAAGCTTTATATACCAATGGATGAGGCGCTTGCAGCAGACTGTGCCAGGTCCAGGCGGCTGGTCCGTCTGATTAATGGGACCACGGAAGAACAGGCGGAGTACAGGGTGCAGCTTTTTAAGGAACTGTTTGGCAGGACAGGGGAAAATCTATGGGTGGAGCCGCCTTTTCACTGCGACTACGGCTGCCATATTTCTGTGGGTGAAAATTTCTATGCCAATTTTGACTGTATCATTCTGGATGTATGTGATGTGACCATCGGAGATAATGTATTCCTCGCCCCCAGGGTTTGTATCTATACCGCAGGGCATCCCATCGACGCCGGAGTACGCCGCAGACAGCTGGAATACGGAAAGAAGGTAGTGATTGGGAATGATGTGTGGGTGGGAGGAAATACCGTCATCAATCCCGGAGTCACCATTGGGGACAATGTGGTCATTGGTTCAGGTTCCGTGGTTACGAAGGACATTCCATCCGGCGTCATTGCGGCCGGGAACCCCTGCCGTGTCCTCCGGCCTGTTACAGAGGAGGATACCAGGTACTGGGAGGAGCTTGAAAGAGAATATCGAAGGGACAGAGGAGAGTAAAGACATGGAACAGGAAGGCCAGAAGCATCAGCGCCGTGTGCGCTACAAGGGAACGCATCCCAAACGTTACGAGGAAAAATATAAGGAGCTCCAGCCGGAAAAGTACCCGGAAACCGTGGCAAAGGTCATCCAGAAGGGAAGCACCCCTGTGGGTATGCATATCCCTATCATGGTAAATGAGATACTGGAGTTCCTTCAGATACAGCCTGGCCAGACTGGCCTGGACGCCACCCTGGGATACGGGGGCCATACCAGCAGGATGCTGGAGCGCCTGGAGTCAAAGGGCCATATCTATGCCCTGGATGTGGATTCCATCGAGATGGAAAAGACCAGGCAGCGGCTTGAACATATGGGCTATGGGCCGGAGATACTCACCATCCGGAAACTGAACTTTGCCAATATAGACCAGATAGCCGGAGAATTCGGGCCGCTGGATTTTGTGCTGGCAGATTTAGGCGTGTCATCCATGCAGATTGATAATCCGTCCAGAGGCTTTTCTTTTAAGAAAGAAGGCCCCCTGGACCTGCGTCTGGACCCTCTTAAGGGAGAGCCTGCATCAGAGCGGCTGAAGGGTCTTACCCAGGAGGAATTAACAGGCATGCTCATGGAGAATTCCGACGAACCCTACGCAGAGGAGATTGCCCGTACGGTTATGGGTGAAATCAAGCGGGGAAGGGAGGTTGCCACCACCACCAGGCTATATGAGATGGTAGACAGGGCGCTGGCGTTCATTCCGGAGGAGGAACGGAAGGAGGCAGTGAAGAAGTCCTGCCAGAGGACATTTCAGGCCCTGCGCATTGATGTGAACAGCGAATTCGAGGTGTTGTATGAATTTCTGGACAAGCTTCCCGGCGTATTAAAGCCGGGAGGAAGGGCAGCCATCCTGACCTTTCACTCCGGCGAGGACAGGATTGTGAAGAAATCATTTAAGGAAATGTACAGGGCAGGCCTTTACAGCCAGGTTGCCGGGGATGTGATACGTCCTTCGGCAGAGGAGTGCAGGATGAACAGCCGTGCCCATTCCACGAAAATGCGGTGGGCCATAAAAGCAGAAGACAGTAACAGTTAGGCAGAAACAGTTAGGCAGTAACAGTTAGTCAGAGGCAGGGAGGTATCATAATGAAAGCTTTATTTATAGGGGGAACAGGAACCATCAGCACAGCGGTGGCAGCGCTGGCCATGGATAAAGGATGGGAGGTTACCCTTCTCAACAGGGGTTCCAAACCTGTGCCGGAGGGGATGGAGTCCATGGTTGCGGACATTCACGACGAGGCAGCAGTGGCCCGTATAATGGAGGGCAGGACATATGATGTGGTGGCCCAGTTCATTGCATATGGGGCGGAGGACGTGCAACGCGACATACGGCTCTTCCAGGAAAAGACAAGGCAGTATATCTTTATCAGCAGCGCGTCCGCGTACCAGAAACCAGCGGCAGGCTGTCCCATAACGGAGAGCACGCCTTTAATCAACCCTTACTGGGAATATTCACGTAAAAAGATTGATGCGGAGGAGGTGCTTACGGCAGCATACCGCAAGAATGGATTCCCGGTAACGATTGTGCGCCCCAGCCATACATATGATGGTAAAAAGCCGCCGGTAGCCATACATGGCCATAAGGGAAACTGGCAGATATTAAAGCGGATACTGGAGGGAAAGCCGGTTATCATACCGGGGGACGGCACCTCCCTGTGGACACTGACCCATTCCGCTGATTTTGCCAGGGGGTATGTGGGCCTGATGGGCAATCCCCATGCCATAGGCAATGCCTACCATATTACCAGCGATGAGTCCATGACATGGAACCAGATTTATGAAACGCTGGCAGAGGCATTGGACAGACCTCTTAACGCCCTTCATGTGGCATCTGATTTTCTGGCAGAGCACGGAAAGGAATATGATTTTGCAGGCCAGCTTCTGGGGGATAAGGCGTGTACAGTCCTGTTTGACAACACAAAAATCAAGAGGGCTGTGCCTGATTTTGTATGCACCGTATCCATGGCAGAGGGGATTAGAAGCTCGGTCCGCTATATGATGGACCATCCGGAGAGCCAGACACCGGACCCGCAGTTTGATGCGTGGTGCGACCGGATTGCCGGGGCATGGAAGGCTGCGGATGAGGCATTTGGAAAATAGGGATTGGTTGGGAAACGGTTGGATGCATCAGCAGTGAAAGCGGATATACGGCAGGAGGTCCGGGGCATATGGATGGATGTACATGGTGTCTGTGCAATGAAAAGATGAAGAAATACCACGATGAAGAATGGGGCGTCCCTCTTCATGATGACCACAGGCAGTTTGAGTTTCTCATGATGGAAGTTATGCAGTGCGGGCTGAACTGGAATATGATGATACAGAAACGGGAAATCTTCAGACAGTGCTTTGACGGGTTTGATTACGACAAGATTGCGTCATATGAAGAGGAGGATATTGAACGGATTCTGTCCTGTGAAGGAATGATTAAATCCCGCAGAAAGGTAGAGGCTGTTATCCATAATGCCAGGTGTTTCCAGAAGGTCAGGCAGGAATACGGCTCATTCAGCTCGTACATATGGGGCTTTTCCGGGGGAAAGACCATTCTCTACGCAGGCCATCAAAAGGGAAAAATCCCGGCCCAGAACGCCCTGTCCCAGCAGCTCAGCCAGGATTTGAGGAAACGCGGTTTCAAGTACCTGGGTCCGGTCACGGTTTACTCCCATCTCCAGGCCTGCGGGGTGATTAATGACCATGTGGAAGGATGTTTCCGGTATCATGATTTGATAGAGCATTACCCCACTGTGAAGAAGCGGGATAAGAAGTAGGCGGGCTAAGAAGTAGGATGTATCTATAATATTTGTCTGCAACATGGAGATGAAAGGGGTTCCAGGCTGTCCAGGGCTGGGAATCCCTTTTGTCCGTATGGGCTGTTTTCTGCGGTCTCCGCCCGGAATTCCTCTGCTTTCTCCATACGACAGAAAAGCTTTAACTGAAATTAAGAATTACTAAAAGAACAAAGGCCCCATGTGTGCTACCATAGAATCATCAGAGATATCAGGGCGGTTGGGGAACCGGAAGCACCTGATGCAAGGAGGAGACTATTATGAAAATGAGATGGCGTGTGGCAGCGGTCATAGTATGTGTGGCGGCGTTGTCTTACTGTGCGGACAACAGGCCCGACCTGACGCTGGCTGAGAAACCGGTGATTTACCTGTACCCGGAACAGGCCCAGGAGGTCAGTGTCAGGCTGGACTATGATGGGAGGCTTACGGACACGATTCCGGCCTACGGGGATGGATGGAAGGTGACGGCCTGGCCGGATGGAAGACTGGTGGATCATAACGACGGGAAGGAATATCCCTATTTGTTCTGGGAAGGAGAAGACCGCACAGCGTATGACATGACGAAAGGGTTTGTGGTTTTGGGAAGCGGGACAGAGGCGTTTCTCAGGGAGAAGCTGGAGCATTTGGGGCTGAAGGAAAAGGAGTATGAAGCATTCATCGAATACTGGCTGCCCAGGATGGAGGGCAATCCTTATAACCTGATTACATTCCAGAAGGAAGCCTATGAGGAGACGGCCGGGCTTCTTATATCGCCAAAGCCGGACAGCATACTGAGGGTATTCATGGTATACATGCCGCTGGAGCAGCCTGTCCAGGCGGAGGAACCGGAGCTGGCCCCCTTTGAGCGCAGGGGCTTCACCGTGGTGGAGTGGGGAGGAAAGGAGATTTTGGCAGAATGAAAGTAACACCTGTTGTTTACTATAAGAAACCCGGATATCCCACCGGGGCTGACATGAAATCCCGTCCCGAACTGCTAAAAAAAGTGCCGCACAGATGGTCTGGGAACGGTGTGGTGCTGACGGCTCTGGGAATGTCCCTGGCATTGTGCGCATGCGCAGCCCGGGGAGATATGGAGCCGGGAGGTGTGAAACCTGGGAATACGGAACCGGGAGTTGGGGAGCCGGAAGATACAGGGGCAGGAGGTGCAGGTCAGGACTACCGGGGCAAAACAGAGGACGGAGAAGCTCATAAGGGGTTGGTGGCTCCTGTATTCATCCACGGGGAGGGGACAGGCGCCTATGGCTGTATAGCGGTGACCGCGCCATTTTTCCTGTCAGAGGAGGAGGCCTGGGAAATTATAAAGTCCGAGGCGGAAAGCTACAAAGGGATTACATTTTCCCGGAACACCCCGCCTGTGCTTGAGGATGTAAAACTGCCGGAGAGCCGTCTGTTCAGCGGCAAAACAGAGAAAAAGCAGTCCCTCAGGGACGGTGATTTATGTCTGGACGGAGCGGACGCAGATAATAAGATAGCATTTGAATTCATCTCCCAAGACGATGTGTATGAATGGAGAAAGGAGAATGAGGAAGCCGCGGCCACCTTTACACTCTATGATACAAAGGGCACCGCAGAACAGCTGAGGGAGGAACTGGTTTCCTATGGACCTGACATAGCTCTGGGAATCTTTTATGACCCGTGTAATGATGTGGATATGGAAGGCGCGTATGACGCCATGGCAAAGGCAGAGGAACAGGGGATGACCTTTGACTGGGAAGGAGCCAAGCTGGAACAGGAGGCCAGGGCAAGGGCAAAATCAGAGGAGGAGCTGCGCGCCCAGGTGCGCGATTTTCTGGATTGGCTGAAAGGACAGGGGGTAATCTGATGCATGTGACGCTTCACCTGACCAATGCCTGCAACCTGGCCTGCGGATACTGTTATGAGTGTCACCAGAAGGACTATATGACGGTGGAGACTGCCAAAAAGGCGGCTCTTCTGGCAGCCGGGAAAGGGCAGTCCTCCTGCGGCATCGTATTCTTCGGCGGGGAGCCCCTGCTGTGCAGGGATGTGATTTACCGCACAGCTGCTGCCTGCCGGGACATGGAAAACGCCCTGAATACCAGATTCCATTTTAAGATAACTACAAACGGAACACTTTTAGACCGTGAATTTCTGGACTATTCCAGAAAAAACCGCATATTAATCGCGCTGTCCCATGATGGAACGAAAAGGGCCCATGACTTTTTCCGAAGGCATAAGGACGGAAGGGGCAGCTATGACGAACTGGAGTCCGTGACCGAAGAACTGCTGGCCGCCCACCCTTACGCGCCGGTTATGATGACGGTATGCCCGGAGACAGTTGGCGAGTATGCCAGAGGGATAAAGGAATTGTGGAATAAAGGTTTCCGGTATTTTATATGCAGCCTGAACTATGCAGGGGCATGGGACAATGGATCCGTCAGCCAGCTGAAATCCCAGTACAGCGAACTTGCGGAATTTTACTATGAAATGACCTGCAGGGAGGAAAAATTCTATTTCAGCCCTTTTGAGGTCAAGATAGCCAGCTGGATTAAGGGGGATGCCTACTGCCATGAGCGCTGCGAGCTGGGCTTAAAGCAGATTTCCGTGGCTCCGGACGGCGTTCTCTATCCCTGTACGCAGTTTGCGGGCCACAGAGGCTATGCCATCGGCACTGTGGATGAGGGCATAGACCAGGCTAAAAGGCAGCGTCTGTATGCGCAGAGCCGGGGAGATAAACCTGAATGTAGCGGCTGCGCGGTAAAACAGCGCTGCAATTGCACCTGCGGGTGCCTGAATTATCAGGTGACAGGAAGCGTCCGACAGGTGGCGCCTATGCTGTGCACCCATGAGCGGTTAATCCTTCCCATTGCGGATAAGCTGGCTGCCCGGCTGTACAGGCAGAGAAACGGAATGTTCATCCAGAAACATTATAACGATATGTTTCCCTTGATTTCCCTGGTGGAGGACAAGACGGGAAAAGGAGGAAAAGAAAAATGAAGACGAGGACAGAGTACACATGTCCTTTGGAACTGACCCATGACATTACCAAGGGAAAATGGAAACCCATCATCCTGTGGCAGTTAGGCCAGGGGCCCCATTCCCTGGCCGGTTTAAAACGGGAGATAAAGGGAATCAGCCAGAAAATGCTCATAGAACAGTTAAGGGAGCTCTGTGATTACGGAATGGTGTCAAAGACATCCTATGAGGGATATCCTTTAAAGGTGGAATACGCGCTGACCAGCAGGGGGACTAAGATGCTGGAAGCAGTGGTTATCATGCAGGGAATCGGAATCGAGATGATGATGGAGGACGGAAAAGAAGAATTCCTGCGCAAAAAGGGATTGCTGGATTAAGGGGGTATCAGACACGCCTTACCCCATGGTTACAAAAAAGTGTGTAATTTACAGAGAGCATCTTTCATGTTAGAGTGTGGCTGAGGGAATGGGGACCGGCAGTATGCGCATTTCCAGAGGTAACAGGAAGAAATATGAAGGGAATATGAGAGGAGGAATTTTCATGAGGGATGCAGAAACAACCATAGGGAATCTGGCGGATAAACAGACCGTGGCCTTTATAGGAGCGGCGGATGAGGAGGGATTTCCCGTTGTCAAGGCCATGCTGGCGCCGCGGAAACGGGAGGGGATAAAGGTGTTCTATTTTACCACCAATACCTCATCCAGACATACAGCGCAGTACCGTGAGAATCCGAAGGCCTGTATCTATTTCTGCGACAGGCGCTTCTTCCGGGGGGCCATGTTAAAGGGAACCATGGAGATACTGGAGGACAGCGAAAGCAAGGAAATGATATGGCGTGAAGGAGATACCATGTATTATCCGGGAGGAGTCACGGACCCGGATTACTGTGTGATGCGTTTTACGGCTGTCTCAGGAAGGTTTTACAGCAATTTTCACTCAGAGGATTTTGAGGTGTAGGCAGAAAATACGTTGTGCCGCCGATACGTCATCCGTCATCTCTGGGGCGGTGTCCGTGACTTAAGAAAGGCCTGGTCTCTGTCAGCTTTTGCAGGGCAGAGGCCCTTTTTTGATCAAAAGGACCGGAGCCAGACGCAGCGGGCCGGCCGGTGAATGCAGATATGCCAATATGCAAAGGCTGCTTTTATCCCCTATTTTATCCGGTATTTTATCCGATATGGGATTACCATGTGATTTTTGCGTAATGTTTGCAGATGATTCCCAGGAAATGTTTGCAGGTGATTCACAGGTGATTTCCGGGTAATGTTCTTCTTGACAAAACTGGAATATCTGGTTATTATGATATTATCAAAAAGATA
Coding sequences within:
- a CDS encoding sugar O-acetyltransferase — translated: MQKIMTEKERMLSEKLYIPMDEALAADCARSRRLVRLINGTTEEQAEYRVQLFKELFGRTGENLWVEPPFHCDYGCHISVGENFYANFDCIILDVCDVTIGDNVFLAPRVCIYTAGHPIDAGVRRRQLEYGKKVVIGNDVWVGGNTVINPGVTIGDNVVIGSGSVVTKDIPSGVIAAGNPCRVLRPVTEEDTRYWEELEREYRRDRGE
- the rsmH gene encoding 16S rRNA (cytosine(1402)-N(4))-methyltransferase RsmH — encoded protein: MEQEGQKHQRRVRYKGTHPKRYEEKYKELQPEKYPETVAKVIQKGSTPVGMHIPIMVNEILEFLQIQPGQTGLDATLGYGGHTSRMLERLESKGHIYALDVDSIEMEKTRQRLEHMGYGPEILTIRKLNFANIDQIAGEFGPLDFVLADLGVSSMQIDNPSRGFSFKKEGPLDLRLDPLKGEPASERLKGLTQEELTGMLMENSDEPYAEEIARTVMGEIKRGREVATTTRLYEMVDRALAFIPEEERKEAVKKSCQRTFQALRIDVNSEFEVLYEFLDKLPGVLKPGGRAAILTFHSGEDRIVKKSFKEMYRAGLYSQVAGDVIRPSAEECRMNSRAHSTKMRWAIKAEDSNS
- a CDS encoding SDR family oxidoreductase — translated: MKALFIGGTGTISTAVAALAMDKGWEVTLLNRGSKPVPEGMESMVADIHDEAAVARIMEGRTYDVVAQFIAYGAEDVQRDIRLFQEKTRQYIFISSASAYQKPAAGCPITESTPLINPYWEYSRKKIDAEEVLTAAYRKNGFPVTIVRPSHTYDGKKPPVAIHGHKGNWQILKRILEGKPVIIPGDGTSLWTLTHSADFARGYVGLMGNPHAIGNAYHITSDESMTWNQIYETLAEALDRPLNALHVASDFLAEHGKEYDFAGQLLGDKACTVLFDNTKIKRAVPDFVCTVSMAEGIRSSVRYMMDHPESQTPDPQFDAWCDRIAGAWKAADEAFGK
- a CDS encoding DNA-3-methyladenine glycosylase I encodes the protein MDGCTWCLCNEKMKKYHDEEWGVPLHDDHRQFEFLMMEVMQCGLNWNMMIQKREIFRQCFDGFDYDKIASYEEEDIERILSCEGMIKSRRKVEAVIHNARCFQKVRQEYGSFSSYIWGFSGGKTILYAGHQKGKIPAQNALSQQLSQDLRKRGFKYLGPVTVYSHLQACGVINDHVEGCFRYHDLIEHYPTVKKRDKK
- a CDS encoding radical SAM/SPASM domain-containing protein gives rise to the protein MHVTLHLTNACNLACGYCYECHQKDYMTVETAKKAALLAAGKGQSSCGIVFFGGEPLLCRDVIYRTAAACRDMENALNTRFHFKITTNGTLLDREFLDYSRKNRILIALSHDGTKRAHDFFRRHKDGRGSYDELESVTEELLAAHPYAPVMMTVCPETVGEYARGIKELWNKGFRYFICSLNYAGAWDNGSVSQLKSQYSELAEFYYEMTCREEKFYFSPFEVKIASWIKGDAYCHERCELGLKQISVAPDGVLYPCTQFAGHRGYAIGTVDEGIDQAKRQRLYAQSRGDKPECSGCAVKQRCNCTCGCLNYQVTGSVRQVAPMLCTHERLILPIADKLAARLYRQRNGMFIQKHYNDMFPLISLVEDKTGKGGKEK
- a CDS encoding winged helix-turn-helix transcriptional regulator yields the protein MKTRTEYTCPLELTHDITKGKWKPIILWQLGQGPHSLAGLKREIKGISQKMLIEQLRELCDYGMVSKTSYEGYPLKVEYALTSRGTKMLEAVVIMQGIGIEMMMEDGKEEFLRKKGLLD
- a CDS encoding pyridoxamine 5'-phosphate oxidase family protein — its product is MRDAETTIGNLADKQTVAFIGAADEEGFPVVKAMLAPRKREGIKVFYFTTNTSSRHTAQYRENPKACIYFCDRRFFRGAMLKGTMEILEDSESKEMIWREGDTMYYPGGVTDPDYCVMRFTAVSGRFYSNFHSEDFEV